DNA from Mycobacterium bourgelatii:
GTTGACCGCACTGAACGAAGGCCGGGGGGACTTCTTCGCGATCACGCACAGCCTGGCTCAGTTCGTCAATGCCCTCTATCAGAACGACCAGCAATTCGTCGCGCTGAACGGCGACCTGGCCGAATTCACCGACTGGTTCACCAAATCCGACACCGATGTCGCCGAACTGATCAGTCGGGTCGACGGGGTGTTGGATACCGCGCGAAAGTTCGTGACTGACAACAGGTCCACGCTGACCCGCAGCGTCAACAACGTAGCCGGCGCGACGACCGAGTTGCTGCAGCCTGAGCCTCGTGACGGCCTGGAAACCGCCCTGCACGTGCTTCCCACTTTTGCCGCCAACTTCAACAACATCTACTACCCGCTGCACAGCTCGCTGGTGGGCGTGTTCGAGTTCCCGAACTTCGCCAACCCAATCCAGTTCATCTGCAGCGCAATTCAGGCCGGCAGCCGCCAAGGCTATCAGGACTCTGCCGAGCTGTGCGCGCAATATCTGGCGCCGGTGCTGGATGCGATCAAGTTCAATTACCTGCCCTTCGGCGCAAACTTCGTCACTTCGGCGGCGACCCTGCCCAAGGAGGTGGCGTACTCCGAGGACCGGTTGCGCCCGCCGCCCGGGTACAAAGACACAACGGTGCCGGGAATCTTCTCGCGAGACACACCGTTTTCGCACCGAAACTCCGAACCTGGGTGGGTGGTCGCACCCGGGATGCAGGGCGTGCAGGTTCAGGCGGCAACGGCGAGCATGCTGACCCCGGAGTCGCTCAACGAGTTGATGGGCGGTCCCGACATCGCGCCGCCGCCCCCGGGCAACACTATGCCCGGATCGCCGAACGCCTATGACGAGACGAATCCGCTGCCGCCGCCGTGGTATCCGCAGCCGGCACCGCCGCCCGGCCCCGCCGTACCGGCAGGAGCAGGACGGTGAGCGCGGTGCTGCGAAGCGCGATGAGCCGGGGTCGTCGCGCATTGCTGTTCGTGCTCGTCTTTTCGTTGGTTCCGGTGCTGCTGACGTCGTGCAACTGGCGTGGCATAGCCAACGTTCCGCTGCCCGTCGGCCGCGGCACAGGAGCGGACCGTATGACGATCTACGTCCAGATGCCCGACACGCTGGCGCTGAACACCAACAGCCGGGTCCGGGTCGCCGACGTCTGGGTCGGCACAGTGCGCAACATCGCCCTGAAGAGCGATCCCAACCTGAAAAAGTGGATGGCTATCCTGACGCTCGACCTCGATCCGACGGTCAAGCTTCCGGTGAACACCGCCGCAAAGATCGGCCAGACCAGCCTGCTGGGCACTCAGCACGTCGAACTCGTCGTCCCGAAAGATCGGGCCCAGCGAGACTTGAAGAGTGGCGACACCATCACGTTGAAGAACTCGTCGGCCTATCCCACCGTCGAACGGACATTGGCCAGTGTGGCGGTGATCCTCAACGGGGGCGGCATCCCGAACCTTGAAGTGATACAACGGGAAATCCTCGCCGTGCTGGACGGCCATGTCGACCACATACGCGAATTCCTCACGCGGCTGGACACTTTCGTCACAGAGCTGAACCGCCAAAGTGGCGGCATCACCCGCGCGATCGATTCGACCAACCAGCTGCTGGCCGCGATCGCCGACCGCAACGAGACCCTGGACAAGGTGCTGACCGAGATCCCGCCGTTGATCGAGCATTTCGCCGATACGCGAACCTTGTTCGCCGACGCCACCGAATCCTTGGGTCGGTTCAGCGATGTCGCCAACCAAGCGCTGGCCCAATCCCGGGCGAATCTCTACCGGAACCTGCTGTCGCTGCAGCGGCCACTCAGGGAACTAGGCCGGGCCGCACCGTATGTGGTCGACGGCTTGCGGTTAGGTCTGACGGCGCCGTTCAACATCGATGGCGTGGACAAGGTGATCCGGGGCGACTTCATCAACATCTCGGCGGCGTTCGATCTCACGCTGTCCACCATCGACAACACGACGCTGAGCGGGACCGGGTGGTCGGGGATGCTGCGGGCGCTCGAGCAGGCGTGGGGACGGGACCCGGAAACGATGATCCCCGACGTGCGCTACACGCCGAACCCGAACAACGCGCCGGGCGGCCCCCTGGTGGAGAGGGCTGAGTAAGGAATGCTGACTCGCCTGATCAAGACCCAACTGGTCATCTTCGTCGTGCTCGCGCTGGCTGCAGTGGTCGTCTTGTGCTGGTACTTCCTGCGGGTGCCCAGCCTCGTCGGCATCGGCCGCTACACGCTGTACGTGGAACTGCGCCAATCGGGCGGCTTGTACCGGACCGCCAACGTCACCTACCGGGGCGTCACGATCGGCACGGTCACCGATGTCGAGCCACATGATCGCGGGGTGCGCGCGACGTTGAGTGTCGACTCGGGTTACCAGATC
Protein-coding regions in this window:
- a CDS encoding virulence factor Mce family protein, which gives rise to MSTIFDIRSLRLPKVSAKMILVAVLVLVLSMTALVVGVQLYRKLTNTWIVAYFSQTLALYPGDKVQIMGVRVGAVDKIEPAGDQMRVTMHYSSKYKVPANATASILNPSLVASRTVQLSPPYDGGPVLKNGAEIPLGRTRVPVEWDELRQSINDILRQLGPTPQQPRGPFGDLIEAAGDNLDRKGKQIHDTLNNLSDALTALNEGRGDFFAITHSLAQFVNALYQNDQQFVALNGDLAEFTDWFTKSDTDVAELISRVDGVLDTARKFVTDNRSTLTRSVNNVAGATTELLQPEPRDGLETALHVLPTFAANFNNIYYPLHSSLVGVFEFPNFANPIQFICSAIQAGSRQGYQDSAELCAQYLAPVLDAIKFNYLPFGANFVTSAATLPKEVAYSEDRLRPPPGYKDTTVPGIFSRDTPFSHRNSEPGWVVAPGMQGVQVQAATASMLTPESLNELMGGPDIAPPPPGNTMPGSPNAYDETNPLPPPWYPQPAPPPGPAVPAGAGR
- a CDS encoding virulence factor Mce family protein; the protein is MSRGRRALLFVLVFSLVPVLLTSCNWRGIANVPLPVGRGTGADRMTIYVQMPDTLALNTNSRVRVADVWVGTVRNIALKSDPNLKKWMAILTLDLDPTVKLPVNTAAKIGQTSLLGTQHVELVVPKDRAQRDLKSGDTITLKNSSAYPTVERTLASVAVILNGGGIPNLEVIQREILAVLDGHVDHIREFLTRLDTFVTELNRQSGGITRAIDSTNQLLAAIADRNETLDKVLTEIPPLIEHFADTRTLFADATESLGRFSDVANQALAQSRANLYRNLLSLQRPLRELGRAAPYVVDGLRLGLTAPFNIDGVDKVIRGDFINISAAFDLTLSTIDNTTLSGTGWSGMLRALEQAWGRDPETMIPDVRYTPNPNNAPGGPLVERAE